Proteins encoded together in one Anopheles darlingi chromosome 3, idAnoDarlMG_H_01, whole genome shotgun sequence window:
- the LOC125956010 gene encoding uncharacterized protein LOC125956010 isoform X1, translating into MKCSSCIGGGRRSLSSSDHESSSPLSSPVTKANQLEHSMAANNQKPIGAEDSSTGRPPSITIEELDDEVFDNTKEEELCRQMQRYTQELNDFDDTFTYLLAPPSVARLEVIHEEDSGDACSDCSANENPEPRDAPDPPSTRKVKQFSPAKMLRDLLRYRRGRSKQRHFERQEPTTCLLVGAKESTIAPTEYRSVCTTETVDCEKLEVEFVNVGSNSSSMDDLSDIDEGAPIHKKTRNLKSLQFNVDFQFSNSDTADHADKAGDDHTRTKPLNQAQVNHITITEIDNDRYNTQRDSPQATESPIVEQHITEYITVSSNDQQTCASAPARKSHEEDHLPKTGRKPPEAGEPGAPHHTTPPASSTSTQRSTPNLRLEADVVGVCDHTNDERTTENSLVVTDDEKIRARTMLAGNRAQADLSSSEPVAKVRDRVVSAIDVKENVTELFSVCSSALENDRADSYALGVPSVPQVDSSIVVNHWSQNEDPCFGKIMTLDNGVVTDTVVENSGDAGTPHYNSSSLLPAESIPLPQNPLTKAKTYVEPTPSDTDVASVTNLAHSADQISGPPIPPPLPPPPAVVLLPVTVEALSAPSASVSVTSNDGQIHSGDHSRKADHADADSNSTQDSVSAVVQPVVSAENLSVSLQYIREDIVSSQETEEKASSSNHQNSRIKSSDASAGKRKPIAIPRGNSGDPGKNNSNHGPKIEQSHAGSGSSGQYFINGGFEAAAPHIQTTVDLAQKAASGMSEVGVVHAPVTDEGPRSIDLRSEVTRMKDQELQDEFRKLELETARYEQELQQMSLPSIPSNSYRKEHLVSDIEQHRTLSVSKESSINVRSSSSLNTVMTTDVRMRNGSTVPVPSANRDINDGNNQLYHEWQNSMKNRESRLAQRSGPFVQDQKGITCNSVAMTPPVVPVAPNDEEEHVTKKVKDRVREFMASEAAKSESRTIIRGNGMSSAPATPTASRKNIEAEFQQFREIRAQEQQRGLTGEKSVLKQNDKIPSQPIGNVSTSRIPVPLVKLSSSSTKNVIQSCSEQGDDSVEVKVNVAALIATHQEKQQLQKSSSFTSSNVPVKCKPKTIGVIVAVPSELPQIAVPQPLPGELTETAEISVSDKCQQFEHRIRQNSIGNEEGQQTRQRQQLKGVWSPYNRSTEILTKEELAERSSNSRASEPLQPVWVPRSAPPSPAPERREFRPIGFESPTPSRKVLASPTPVAVAAPWTQPGYSPPLAVSDSKFNPSSNASSSIRCNTSTSTPPQPQGHGQQVRFASQPRSIAGAVQQEPTINSLLKSKDGKAAVVEDVEMAADRQTSATTVTKRTTSSNQQQQSGGSSNRIVGAASRTGHSSSGTQHEGVQNHMMQQTAHKVAGIGPTTREGMPLTLRSEIEEGNRDKWYKQMYQTLHKAHDDDEFVTVRYKTRRGYPYKTSGYQSEPEPNYDSDYTIKYSTLDRRRTPIGLSPTSYNKFSTQQHQSTQHNQPIKSGSTSYKNHPGRIENYTPGRSSISEKESKAWWDEVMDIFNGQLEHQKLATSKTYTEGNLSRALKEQGYESDSTLVFRKREPLASAALSPVEQKQYYKTMQAGGEIPLQGFRKPAPEKPKEPHLTFPSPPMKGAPTPPSPPPIPLLPSSPITISSNGAESPRRYIESDVNIHYKTPIRFEYKEPIPDDELAYRQAEHMRRVYQEERRRKYINELEDMHSRRHADNILPSQKSPIPLNRYDDFAADLSPKPLHQQQQKTIARALYNFQGQSIRELSFRKGDIIYLRRQIDKNWYEGEHNATVGLLPANYIEILTKDNANLNTKPLPRKPTREGKARAKFNFTAQTAVELSLLKGELVTLTRRVDENWFEGKIGNKKGIFPVSYVEILTDIDGTESYEIEPIVKAATQSFTTHYGSTHSNGRVSPGMVRETKTVQKTEVLHVDTSNEPISYRALYNYKPQNTDELELHEGDIVYVLEKCDDGWYVGTSARTGCFGTFPGNYVNKL; encoded by the exons ATGAAGTGTAGTTCGTGCATCGGTGGCGGCCGACGCAGTCTTTCGAGTAGTGACCATGAATCAAGCTCACCGTTGTCGTCTCCCGTAACAAAAGCAAATCAGTTAGAACATAGCATGGCTGCAaataaccaaaaaccaatagGAGCAGAAGACTCTTCGACTGGCAGACCACCATCGATCACCATCGAAGAACTCGATGATGAGGTATTCGACAACACAAAGGAAGAGGAATTGTGTCGCCAAATGCAGCGCTACACACAGGAGTTAAATGATTTCGACGATACCTTCACCTATCtactggcgcctccatctgtTGCAAGGTTAGAAGTGATACATGAGGAGGATAGCGGTGATGCTTGCAGTGACTGCAGCGCCAATGAAAATCCCGAGCCACGCGACGCACCTGATCCTCCTAGCAccagaaaagtgaaacaatttaGTCCAGCGAAAATGTTACGTGATTTGCTGCGTTATCGTAGGGGGCGTTCGAAGCAACGTCATTTCGAGAGACAAGAGCCAACCACCTGTTTACTCGTGGGTGCTAAGGAGAGCACCATTGCACCGACAGAATACCGGAGCGTCTGCACCACCGAGACGGTCGATTGCGAAAAACTGGAAGTAGAGTTCGTAAACGTTGGATCCAACTCCAGTAGTATGGATGATCTAAGCGATATAGACGAAGGTGCCCCgattcacaaaaaaacacgaaatctAAAATCGCTGCAGTTTAATGTTGACTTTCAATTCTCTAATTCAGATACCGCAGATCATGCGGATAAAGCTGGTGATGACCATACTCGAACTAAACCGCTCAACCAAGCGCAGGTGAACCACATAACCATCACAGAGATCGACAATGACCGCTATAACACACAACGAGACAGCCCTCAAGCAACAGAGTCACCAATAGTGGAACAGCACATCACAGAATATATCACAGTGTCTTCAAACGATCAACAGACGTGTGCTTCTGCACCTGCAAGAAAGAGTCACGAAGAGGATCATCTACCAAAGACAGGACGGAAACCCCCTGAAGCTGGTGAGCCTGGGGCGCCCCATCACACGACGCCTCCTGCATCATCCACCTCCACCCAAAGGTCAACCCCAAATCTGCGACTCGAAGCTGATgtcgttggtgtgtgtgatcaCACCAATGACGAGAGAACGACGGAAAATTCTCTTGTGGTGACCGATGATGAGAAAATCCGCGCGAGGACGATGCTCGCGGGAAACCGAGCTCAAGCAGACCTTAGTAGTTCGGAACCTGTCGCGAAGGTTCGTGATCGTGTGGTATCGGCAATAGACGTGAAGGAAAATGTGACCGagttgttttccgtttgctcATCAGCCCTAGAAAACGATCGAGCCGATAGCTACGCTTTAGGTGTTCCTAGTGTGCCTCAAGTAGATTCATCGATTGTGGTGAATCATTGGTCTCAAAACGAGGATCCTTGCTTTGGGAAAATCATGACCCTCGACAACGGAGTGGTGACTGACACCGTGGTGGAAAATAGCGGGGATGCAGGGACACCTCACTACAACTCATCGTCACTACTACCAGCAGAGAGTATCCCATTGCCACAAAATCCGTTGACAAAAGCAAAGACTTATGTCGAACCAACCCCAAGCGACACTGACGTAGCAAGTGTGACTAATTTGGCACATTCGGCCGATCAGATATCCGGTCCACCTATACCTCCACCCTTACCGCCACCTCCTGCGGTTGTACTGTTACCGGTAACCGTTGAAGCCCTGTCGGCACCGTCTGCCTCGGTATCGGTTACATCTAACGATGGTCAAATTCATAGTGGCGATCATTCTCGTAAAGCTGATCATGCAGATGCTGATTCGAATAGTACGCAAGATAGTGTCTCTGCAGTAGTACAACCAGTAGTGTCCGCTGAGAATCTGAGTGTATCGTTGCAATATATCCGAGAAGATATTGTTTCTTCGcaggaaacggaagaaaaggCCAGTTCCTCCAATCACCAAAATTCGAGGATAAAATCGTCTGATGCTTCGGCAGGAAAGCGCAAACCGATCGCTATCCCTCGCGGTAATAGCGGTGATCCGGgaaagaacaacagcaaccatggACCAAAAATAGAACAGTCCCATGCTGGCAGCGGTAGCAGTGGTCAGTACTTCATTAATGGTGGTTTTGAAGCAGCTGCGCCGCATATTCAAACGACGGTTGACTTAGCGCAAAAGGCTGCCAGTGGGATGAGTGAAGTGGGCGTAGTCCACGCTCCAGTGACTGACGAAGGTCCACGGTCGATCGACTTACGTTCTGAAGTAACACGCATGAAAGACCAAGAACTACAGGATGAATTCCGTAAGCTTGAATTAGAGACTGCAAGATACGAACAGGAACTGCAGCAGATGTCTCTACCTTCTATACCGTCGAATTCCTACAGAAAAGAACACCTAGTAAGTGACATTGAGCAACATAGGACTCTTTCTGTTTCGAAGGAGAGCAGCATTAATGTTCGAAGTTCAAGCAGCTTGAACACGGTCATGACAACGGATGTTAGAATGAGAAATGGAAGTACTGTTCCGGTGCCTTCAGCCAATCGTGATATAAATGATGGTAATAATCAACTTTATCATGAATGGCAAAATTCTATGAAGAACCGTGAATCAAGATTGGCTCAACGTTCGGGTCCTTTCGTGCAAGATCAGAAGGGGATTACATGTAACTCGGTAGCTATGACACCGCCCGTGGTCCCAGTTGCACCAAACGATGAAGAGGAACACGTCACAAAAAAGGTAAAGGATCGTGTCCGTGAATTTATGGCATctgaagcagcaaaaagcgAATCGCGAACAATAATTAGAGGCAACGGTATGTCAAGTGCGCCTGCGACGCCCACTGCTAGCCGAAAAAATATCGAGGCCGAATTTCAACAATTTCGTGAAATTCGAGcgcaagagcagcagcgtggtcTGACTGGAGAAAAATCGGTATTGAAGCAAAACGACAAAATACCCTCCCAGCCTATCG GAAATGTTTCTACATCTAGAATTCCCGTACCGCTTGTAAAATTGTCGTCATCTTCTACTAAAAATGTTATCCAGTCTTGCTCGGAGCAGGGCGACGATTCGGTCGAAGTAAAAGTAAATGTAGCAGCACTGATCGCTACGCATCAGGAGAAGCAACAGCTTCAAAAATCCTCATCCTTCACGTCTTCGAATGTGCCAGTCAAATGCAAGCCGAAAACTATTGGCGTGATAGTGGCAGTTCCGAGTGAGCTGCCTCAAATTGCTGTTCCTCAACCTTTGCCGGGAGAATTAACTGAAACAGCGGAAATAAGCGTTAGCGATAAATGTCAACAGTTTGAGCATAGAATACGCCAAAATTCGATCGGTAACGAGGAGGGTCAGCAAACACGACAACGCCAACAACTAAAGG GCGTTTGGTCACCGTATAATCGTTCAACAGAGATTCTTACGAAAGAGGAGCTCGCGGAGCGGTCATCAAACAGTAGAGCAAGCGAACCGCTTCAGCCAGTCTGGGTGCCGCGTAgtgcaccaccatctccaGCACCAGAACGTCGCGAATTTCGGCCAATCGGGTTTGAATCTCCGACACCAAGCCGCAAAGTACTGGCGTCGCCCACTCCTGTAGCAGTAGCGGCTCCTTGGACTCAGCCCGGTTACTCTCCGCCACTTGCGGTTTCGGACTCGAAATTCAATCCATCATCTAACGCGTCGTCCTCGATTCGTTGTAATACCTCGACTTCGacaccaccgcaaccgcagGGCCACGGGCAGCAAGTTCGATTCGCTTCGCAACCTAGATCAATCGCTGGTGCAGTGCAGCAGGAACCAACGATTAATTCGCTACTTAAATCGAAAG ATGGCAAAGCGGCAGTAGTAGAAGACGTTGAAATGGCAGCAGACCGGCAAACGTCGGCGACAACCGTTACCAAAAGAACAACTAGCTccaatcagcaacagcagtcagGTGGTTCTTCGAACAGAATCGTTGGTGCAGCATCTCGGACAG GACACTCATCTTCCGGAACGCAACACGAAGGCGTGCAGAATCACATGATGCAGCAAACAGCGCATAAAGTCGCGGGTATTGGCCCTACCACAAGGGAAGGAATGCCACTCACGTTAAGATCA GAAATCGAGGAAGGCAATCGCGATAAATGGTATAAACAAATGTACCAAACCTTACACAAAGCTCACGATGATG ACGAATTTGTGACCGTGCGTTATAAGACCCGTAGAG GTTATCCTTATAAAACGAGCGGCTACCAATCGGAACCAGAACCGAATTACGATTCGGACTATACGATCAAGTATAGCACGTTAGATCGCAGGAGAACTCCGATAGGATTGAGCCCTACAAGCTATAACAA ATTCAGCACTCAGCAGCATCAAAGCACTCAGCACAACCAACCGATAAAGTCTGGCAGTACGTCATATAAAAATCATCCTGGAAGGATAGAGAATTACACACCGGGCCGATCGtcaatttctgaaaaagaGTCCAAAGCG TGGTGGGACGAAGTGATGGACATATTCAACGGG CAATTGGAACACCAGAAGCTTGCCACTAGTAAAACCTACACTGAAGGCAATCTCTCCAG AGCCCTGAAAGAACAAGGGTACGAAAGTGACTCGACGCTGGTATTTCGAAAACGGGAACCGCTGGCTAGTGCCGCTTTGAGCCCGGTGGAACAAAAGCAGTACTACAAAACCATGCAGGCCGGTGGCGAGATACCGCTTCAAGGGTTTCGTAAGCCCGCGCCAGAAAAACCAAAAG AGCCGCACCTCACGTTCCCATCGCCCCCCATGAAAGGagcaccgacaccaccatcaccgccaccaataCCCCTCCTTCCATCGTCACCGATCACAATCAGTTCAAACGGCGCAG AATCTCCACGTCGTTACATAGAGAGCGATGTCAACATCCACTACAAAACACCGATCCGGTTTGAGTACAAAGAACCGATACCGGATGATGAGTTGGCATACCGCCAGGCGGAGCATATGCGCCGTGTATACCAAGAGGAGCGTCGTCGCAAGTACATTAATGAGCTGGAGGACATGCACTCCAGACGGCATGCGGACAACATCCTACCGTCGCAAAAATCACCGATTCCGCTTAACCGGTACGATGATTTCGCCGCTGATCTTTCGCCAAAACCtctgcaccaacagcaacagaaaacaattGCGCGTGCGTTGTACAACTTCCAGGGTCAGAGTATCAG AGAGCTATCCTTTCGCAAAGGAGACATTATTTACCTGAGAAGGCAGATTGACAAAAATTGGTACGAGGGCGAACATAATGCTACCGTAGGTCTTTTGCCAGCCAATTACATTGAG ATTCTCACCAAGGATAACGCTAATTTGAACACTAAGCCACTGCCAAGAAAGCCTACCCGCGAGGGAAAAGCGCGTGCAAAATTTAACTTCACTGCACAAACCGCCGTCGAACTTTCATTGCTGAAAGGCGAGTTAGTTACACTTACACGGAGGGTGGACGAGAACTGGTTCGAAGGAAAAATTGgtaacaaaaaaggaatcttTCCTGTATCGTATGTAGAG ATACTAACGGATATCGATGGCACCGAAAGCTATGAAATTGAGCCAATTGTCAAAGCCGCAACACAATCGTTCACTACGCACTATGGCAGCACACATAGCAATGGACGAGTCTCCCCCGGGATGGTGCGTGAAACGAAGACAGTACAGAAAACGGAAGTATTACATGTGGATACATCCAATGAACCGATATC GTATCGTGCACTGTACAACTATAAACCGCAGAACACTGATGAACTGGAGCTACACGAAGGAGatattgtgtatgtgttggaAAAATGTGATGATGGCTGGTATGTAGGTACATCAGCGCGCACCGGCTGCTTTGGAACGTTCCCAGGAAATTATGTCAACAAACTGTGA